Within Calliopsis andreniformis isolate RMS-2024a chromosome 4, iyCalAndr_principal, whole genome shotgun sequence, the genomic segment TGTTGCTGTTTGCCTTGGACTAAGTACTGTGCCTGGTAGATAACTTCCAACTAAAGCAGAGCCCAAAAGAGTAACTATTCCAGCAGTATATGTTGCCAAACATATGGATGATATGTTTACCACAGCATGTGCCAATGTTATTAATTGTACTGAATTCATTAGACAACTTAACTCAGTATATGAAAACCAACCCCTTTTTTGTGCCTCTTTATAAGCTATATCCTTCTCTAGTCTTTGTAGTCTTTCCCAAAAGTCTCGATTGCAAACAAATACAGTCCAATCCTagtttattaaatttaattcataattattaataatttattataaagtaatatgcaataattgcaaagaaaACTTACAATAGCCTTAAGAAAATCTTTTTCCAACTGATTCATATGTGATATGCTTAAATCCCCTGATTGTGCCCATTCTGTATTAAAAACCTCATCCTCTTCTCCTTCATCATTTAAGAATTTACTTGCCACCATCTATGAGACAAATTAGaagtaattatttatttcttaaaataatcataaaagtaaagaataaaatgaacataCTAGAGTTACAAGAAAGAGTTCAGAGGGTGCCACTCGTTGAAGGTATTCAGGATTACAATCTTTTAGCCTTTCCAAGTACAATAGAGCCAGAACAAGAGAACAGGGTGAAACACATGCATTTCTAGAGATTCTACTTgcttcctccacatctaatcgtTCAAGAGTACGACCACTTTTCACCTCAGTGAAAAGTTCTGCTGCCAACTCTAAAAATACATTTCAATTACATAATCAATTAAATCTACaacgaaaaaaaatatataaaattaagtACATGAGCATATAAAACAATAAGTTATACAAAAGATTATGATAAAATCTGTTATACTAACCAGTAACTGGTAAACTAAGGCAATCGGTCATCGGTAAAATAGAGTAATAAAGTGATttcgttatacgatttaaaaattcGTCGCGGTTGCCCATAGTCTATAATCAAACGTATAAAATGAGAAATCTTCATATTCTTTTCAATAACAGCTAACAGCTGCCTTACCTTCAATTTTGGCGAGGCTTTCTTCCTTTTCGAAATATTCGTCATTGTAAAACGGTGATGACAGTGGTACGAttttttttatgcaatttcaaatttgtacgccaaaataaaaacaacgaataattcgtTCCCCACTGTAAACACAATATTTTCGAAGAAATATACAAGGTCCAACTTCAAGAAAAACGTGATGATTGTTTGCTGTGCATAGTGAAGAGTGGAATAGAGCTAAACGTAGAGGGTCATTCGTACCACTACAAACAGAGATCAGCTGATTCGTAGAAAAATACGGTATTTATTTATGAAACAGGGGATCGATGGGATTATATTCATTCGAAACTGGAAGGTCAAAGGAGGCAGTTCGTGTTCTCTGGTACTCGTATTTTCTGTCGGCTACGTCCATTTTTCGATTGTGTGTATTCTTTAGTGTTGGCATAACTGTGAGGCAATGAACTCGTAATTGAATTACCGAAATCGAACGACCAAAGCGAGTGAACAAAAAGCTTTAATTTACATACACGAAAGCAAAAAATAGATCAATCTTCCTTTTCCATTTGCAagtaaaactgtgacttgacacTTAGCGAAAATAGTACGAGTCGATACATTGATTTACAAGTCGAAATTTGTGTATTGTTTTTTAGGTGTGGTGCGAGTATACAGCATTTCTTCGTGGGGATTCTCTTGTGGCTACTTTCATACACTAAACAGGTTATTTGACATATGTCAGATTTCTTATTACCGAATTAGTGACTAATTGATGGAGTCAAGGAAGGAATGAACCGACCGGGAAGCGGTGTCAAGCAATAACAAAACACGTGAAAATGTGATAGTAGTGATGCGTTTAAAAGGGAAAAATAATACCAAATCCTTTCACAGTGTCTATAAGGTGCTTTCGCGTATATGtcgtgagtattctgtatttacTTTTTTAACGAAATCGTCCATTTACCCTTTCTTCAACATGGCTATAATCAACACACACAAAAGTAAAGTAATTGAAATAATTCTAGTGAAAATCTGAAGGATTATTTTtccaatatattttattattcagttaTTGAGTTTAAAATGCAGAAACTGCGAATTTGTTATAGAGTGCACTGCTcatatttatgtttattattttgattTTGACAAGCATCATTTTTTCATTAGGAACTGTGGATAAAGGACAACTTGATGGTTTCATGGCGAATGCTGCAATGCCATCCATAAAGAATGGCCATAATTGTAACAACATGGGTTTCACAACACAACCTGTGAAACAAACTTCTGATGTTTCTAATATCATTGCTCCAAAAGTACTAAGGAATTTGAATGCACAGAGATTAAAAAATCAGTTTAGCGATGTAGGGCTGATTGCTGGTGGATGTGTCATTAGGGCACACAGATCAGTTTTAGCAGCAGGGAGTGCATATTTCAATGCCATGTTCACTGGTGGTCTTGTTGAAGAGCAGCAAGAACTCATAAAAATTCATTCTGTACCTGCTGATATACTTTCTCTATTGGTGGATTTTATTTATACTGGGAGCATTGATATTACTCAGGATAATATTCAAGAATTATTTGCAGCTGCTGATATGCTAGAGTTAGATGAGGTGGTGTCTGGTTGCGTCACCTACTTGAAACAGCAATTACATTTCTCAAATGCTCTTGGAATTTATAGGTGAGACCAATAACACTGATAAAAACTTACAGATATTACAGGTAGTTGTGTTTCATAGACTTGCTGAGGCACACAACAGATTAGATCTTCTGGAGACTGCCCTACACTTTATACAAGTCAATTTCCCTGAAGTATCTCAGGAGGAAGAATTCTTAGATCTGCCGAAAGAACACCTTGTTCATTTTCTCAGTAGTGATTATATTCATATTGATACTGAATTTCAGGTTTGCAAGTCTTGCAATTTTTCCATCTGCAAATATTAGGCTTGAGATCAGAGatagataaaatatttatttgtcaATAGGTCTTCCAAGCTGCATACAATTGGATCATGCATGACATACCATCAAGAAGATGTCATGTGTTTGAAATATTAAGTCATATACGTTTACGATTGTGTTCATTAGCGAAATTGGAAAGAGTTATTGTAGAATGCAAAGACGCGAGTCTCATTGTTGCGCTAAAATCGATACAGAAGGATTTGGTTTCAAACAAAGGATGTCTTGTGCCTCTTCATGCACAACCCAGACTTTGTGtcaaaaagaatattttattaattggTGGATCAAGGCGTGAATATTCTGCAGATAGTTGGGGTCGAGATTCTGAAATCACTTACGAAACTGTTGAGAAATATGATATATTTACAGGGTATAATTATATTCTACTTTCATTGCTATTagattttatattgcattttaaaactATGATTGTTTTTAGTCAATGGAGTGAAGTAGCCCCGATAAGTATAGGCCGAATATTACCGGGTGTAGCATCGTTGAATGGTAAAGTGTATGTTGTTGGTGGAGAACTAGAATTATGCATTAGTGCCACTTGCGAATGCTATGATCCGCGTGATAATGTGTGGACTTCACTCGCTTGTATGGAAAAGCCCAGGTGTGAATTTGGACTTTGTGCCTTGGATAATAGCTTATATGCTTTCGGCGGTTGGGTAGGCGAAGATATTTGCGGATCAATAGAAGTATATGATCCAATAACTAATTCTTGGACCATGAATGATGAGCTCCCAGAACCTCGATTTAGTATGGGAGTGGTTGCTTACGAGGGTAAACCATTGAAATCCAATTAAATTGCGCGGAATATCATATACATTACTGACAATATTTAACAATTGTTTTAGGGTTGATATACGTAGTGGGGGGTTGTACACGTACCAGTCGACATCGTCAGGATGTCATGAGTTACAATCCAGTAACCAGAAAGTGGACATACTTGGCTCCAATGCTTACTCCACGTTCGCAAATGGGTATTACTATCCTCGATGGATACCTATACGTAGTCGGTGGTACTAATAAACATCAGGAAGTTTTAACGTCTGTTGAACGATATTCCTTTGATAAGGTAATTCAGTTTTCAACGTACTGTTCTTAGAACTCATACTAATTCATCGTTTGTTCTGTTTCAGAATAAATGGACCACTGTGGCACCTATGAATAGAGGCAGATCATATCCAGCGGTCGCAGCGGTTGACAGCCGACTTTACGTAATAGGAGGTAATCAATCTCAGGAAATCCATTTTTATCGAACCCGAATTACAATTTCTACTGTTGAATGTTACGATCCGCATTCGAATAAATGGTACGAATGCGCTTCGTTGCCCACGAGCAGAGGCGAAGCAGCGGCAATCGTTGCACCATTTTGATTAAGATTTCTTTTGGCAATGAAAAGTTTACAATATGATATGTTCAGCATATTTTATATCACATTATCCATGTGCATTTCCTTTCGAATTCCAGAATGATATTTGAA encodes:
- the LOC143178142 gene encoding protein CNPPD1, producing MTNISKRKKASPKLKTMGNRDEFLNRITKSLYYSILPMTDCLSLPVTELAAELFTEVKSGRTLERLDVEEASRISRNACVSPCSLVLALLYLERLKDCNPEYLQRVAPSELFLVTLMVASKFLNDEGEEDEVFNTEWAQSGDLSISHMNQLEKDFLKAIDWTVFVCNRDFWERLQRLEKDIAYKEAQKRGWFSYTELSCLMNSVQLITLAHAVVNISSICLATYTAGIVTLLGSALVGSYLPGTVLSPRQTATDSTNVSRVDINPLVDITQENILTTGFIPTSLSCNQSQEYRESTELNKTEDEHWKWWLNSVMTWLPEYSGLESKETLHTMNEENDHTLMTTKFVLDTSKLMQDTDEFMIMLNWKQLLSIDLKFLLYDWRYYINYVTKITLGHQY
- the LOC143178141 gene encoding actin-binding protein IPP, whose protein sequence is MRLKGKNNTKSFHSVYKVLSRICRTVDKGQLDGFMANAAMPSIKNGHNCNNMGFTTQPVKQTSDVSNIIAPKVLRNLNAQRLKNQFSDVGLIAGGCVIRAHRSVLAAGSAYFNAMFTGGLVEEQQELIKIHSVPADILSLLVDFIYTGSIDITQDNIQELFAAADMLELDEVVSGCVTYLKQQLHFSNALGIYRLAEAHNRLDLLETALHFIQVNFPEVSQEEEFLDLPKEHLVHFLSSDYIHIDTEFQVFQAAYNWIMHDIPSRRCHVFEILSHIRLRLCSLAKLERVIVECKDASLIVALKSIQKDLVSNKGCLVPLHAQPRLCVKKNILLIGGSRREYSADSWGRDSEITYETVEKYDIFTGQWSEVAPISIGRILPGVASLNGKVYVVGGELELCISATCECYDPRDNVWTSLACMEKPRCEFGLCALDNSLYAFGGWVGEDICGSIEVYDPITNSWTMNDELPEPRFSMGVVAYEGLIYVVGGCTRTSRHRQDVMSYNPVTRKWTYLAPMLTPRSQMGITILDGYLYVVGGTNKHQEVLTSVERYSFDKNKWTTVAPMNRGRSYPAVAAVDSRLYVIGGNQSQEIHFYRTRITISTVECYDPHSNKWYECASLPTSRGEAAAIVAPF